A region of Staphylococcus sp. IVB6181 DNA encodes the following proteins:
- the rnc gene encoding ribonuclease III, translating into MAKHKKDALLQAFNEKFANKMHALQLSYDNLPLYQQAFSHSSFINDFNMDRLAHNERLEFLGDAVLELTVSRYLFDKYPQLPEGNLTKMRATIVCEPSLVIFANKIELNELILLGKGEEKTGGRTRPSLVSDAFEAFVGALYLDQGLDAVWHFAQVVIFPYVEDNALMGVIDFKTQFQEYIHRLNKGSVTYRLIHEEGPAHHRLFTSEVLLEGEAIAEGQGRTKKESEQKAAEKAYTEMKQKQ; encoded by the coding sequence TTGGCCAAACATAAGAAAGATGCATTGTTGCAAGCTTTTAACGAAAAGTTTGCGAATAAAATGCATGCATTGCAACTCTCATATGATAATTTACCTCTCTATCAGCAAGCATTTTCACATTCAAGTTTTATTAATGATTTTAATATGGATCGTCTGGCGCATAATGAGCGTCTGGAGTTTCTTGGAGATGCGGTATTAGAATTGACGGTTTCACGCTATTTATTTGATAAGTATCCACAGCTGCCTGAAGGCAATCTTACAAAAATGCGCGCGACCATCGTTTGTGAACCCTCACTTGTAATATTTGCGAATAAAATCGAATTAAACGAACTTATCCTACTCGGCAAAGGCGAAGAGAAAACCGGCGGCCGTACAAGACCGTCATTGGTATCAGATGCATTTGAAGCTTTTGTAGGTGCCTTGTATTTAGACCAAGGTTTAGATGCAGTCTGGCATTTTGCACAAGTTGTTATCTTCCCGTATGTAGAAGATAATGCATTGATGGGTGTTATCGACTTTAAAACACAATTCCAAGAGTATATCCATCGTCTGAACAAAGGCAGCGTGACGTACCGCTTGATACATGAAGAAGGTCCTGCACACCACCGACTATTTACGTCTGAAGTGTTATTAGAAGGCGAAGCCATTGCGGAGGGACAAGGCAGAACGAAGAAAGAATCAGAACAAAAAGCCGCTGAAAAGGCTTATACAGAGATGAAACAGAAACAATGA
- a CDS encoding acyl carrier protein yields MENFDKVKDIIVDRLGVDADKVTEDASFKDDLGADSLDIAELVMELEDEFGTEIPDEEAEKINTVGDAVNFINNLEK; encoded by the coding sequence GTGGAAAACTTCGATAAAGTTAAAGATATCATCGTTGACCGTTTAGGTGTTGATGCTGACAAAGTAACTGAAGATGCATCTTTCAAAGATGATTTAGGCGCTGACTCACTTGATATCGCGGAATTAGTTATGGAATTAGAAGACGAATTTGGTACTGAAATTCCAGATGAAGAAGCTGAAAAAATCAATACAGTTGGTGACGCAGTTAATTTCATCAACAACCTTGAAAAATAA
- the fabG gene encoding 3-oxoacyl-[acyl-carrier-protein] reductase: protein MSKSALVTGASRGIGRSIALQLAEDGYNVAVNYAGNKEKAEAVVEEIKAKGVEAFAIQANVANPDEVKDMIQEVVKQFGSVDVLVNNAGITRDNLLMRMKEQEWDDVIDTNLKGTFNCIQKVSRQMMKQRSGAIINLSSVVGAVGNPGQTNYVATKAGVIGLTKSVARELASRNITVNAVAPGFIVSDMTDALSDDIKEQMKGQIPLGRFGQDTDIANTVSFLASDKAKYITGQTIHVNGGMFME, encoded by the coding sequence ATGAGTAAAAGTGCATTAGTAACAGGAGCTTCTAGAGGAATTGGACGCAGTATTGCGCTGCAATTAGCAGAAGACGGTTATAATGTTGCGGTGAACTACGCCGGCAACAAAGAAAAAGCAGAAGCAGTCGTAGAAGAAATCAAAGCTAAAGGTGTGGAAGCTTTCGCAATCCAAGCGAATGTCGCAAACCCTGATGAAGTCAAAGACATGATTCAAGAAGTCGTAAAACAATTCGGTTCAGTGGATGTACTGGTTAATAACGCAGGTATCACACGCGACAACTTATTAATGCGTATGAAAGAACAAGAATGGGATGACGTAATTGATACGAACCTTAAAGGTACATTCAACTGCATCCAAAAAGTATCACGTCAAATGATGAAACAAAGAAGCGGTGCAATCATCAACTTATCTAGTGTAGTAGGTGCTGTCGGCAACCCGGGTCAAACAAACTATGTTGCGACAAAAGCAGGTGTTATCGGATTAACAAAATCTGTAGCCCGCGAACTTGCTTCACGTAATATTACAGTGAATGCTGTAGCACCTGGATTTATTGTTTCTGATATGACAGATGCTTTAAGCGATGACATTAAAGAACAAATGAAAGGCCAAATTCCATTAGGCCGCTTTGGTCAAGATACAGATATTGCGAACACAGTATCTTTCTTAGCATCTGACAAAGCAAAATACATTACCGGCCAAACAATCCATGTCAATGGCGGTATGTTTATGGAATAA
- the fabD gene encoding ACP S-malonyltransferase translates to MGKTAIIFPGQGAQKVGMAQDLYQQDTNATKTLDAAQEAAGFDLLETMFTDEEGKLGETENTQPALLTHSIALFNALNDLGADYTMGHSLGEYSSLVAAKVLSFEDAVKIVRKRGELMAQAFPSGVGSMAAVLGLDYDEVAKICEDLSEEGSIVEPANINSPGQVVVSGHKTAIDRIVEQGKSLGAKRVMPLKVSGPFHSSMMQVIEKDFEDYINQFEWHDAEIPVVQNYHAQAETDAEVIKQNMVKQLYSPVQFIKSTEYLIEQGVDHFIEIGPGKVLSGLIKKINRDVKLTSIQTLEDVKGWNEHE, encoded by the coding sequence ATGGGTAAAACAGCGATTATCTTTCCAGGTCAAGGTGCGCAAAAAGTCGGTATGGCACAAGACTTGTACCAACAAGATACAAATGCAACAAAAACATTAGACGCTGCACAAGAAGCAGCAGGCTTTGATTTATTAGAAACAATGTTCACAGATGAAGAGGGCAAACTCGGTGAAACTGAAAATACACAACCTGCATTATTAACACACAGTATTGCATTGTTTAATGCTTTGAATGATTTGGGTGCAGATTATACAATGGGACATAGCCTCGGCGAATATTCAAGCTTAGTTGCGGCTAAAGTACTTTCTTTTGAAGATGCGGTGAAAATCGTACGCAAAAGAGGGGAATTAATGGCACAAGCTTTCCCAAGCGGTGTCGGCAGCATGGCTGCAGTACTTGGTTTGGATTATGATGAAGTTGCGAAAATCTGCGAAGATTTATCTGAAGAGGGTTCTATTGTTGAACCGGCAAATATCAATTCGCCAGGTCAAGTCGTTGTGTCTGGTCATAAAACAGCTATCGACAGAATTGTTGAACAAGGTAAATCCTTAGGCGCAAAACGTGTGATGCCGTTAAAAGTTTCAGGACCTTTCCACTCTTCTATGATGCAAGTGATTGAGAAAGATTTTGAAGACTATATCAATCAATTCGAATGGCATGATGCAGAAATTCCTGTCGTGCAAAACTATCACGCACAAGCAGAAACAGACGCAGAAGTCATTAAACAAAACATGGTGAAACAATTGTATTCTCCAGTGCAGTTTATTAAATCTACAGAGTATTTAATTGAACAAGGTGTCGATCACTTTATTGAAATCGGACCAGGCAAAGTATTATCCGGTTTAATCAAGAAAATCAACAGAGATGTTAAATTAACTTCGATTCAAACACTCGAAGATGTCAAAGGATGGAATGAACATGAGTAA
- the plsX gene encoding phosphate acyltransferase PlsX: MVTLAIDMMGGDDAPGIVLEAVEKALNDFPDLHIILFGDEAQCTIKHERLEFRHTTEEIEMEDEPVRAIKRKKDSSMVRAAQAVKDGEASGCVSAGNTGALMSAGLFIVGRIKGVARPALVVTLPTVSGKGFVFLDVGANADAKPEHLLQYAQLGNIYAEKIRGIGAPKVALLNIGTEPKKGNNLTKEAYNLMKEDPSFYFSGNVEAKTLMEDAADVVVTDGFTGNMVLKNLEGTAKSIGKMLKSALLANFKNKLAALVLKKDLDKMTKKMDYAEYGGSVLLGLDGIVVKAHGSSNARAFYSAIRQAKIAGENHIVDIMRETVGGQNG; the protein is encoded by the coding sequence ATGGTGACATTAGCCATTGATATGATGGGCGGAGATGACGCGCCTGGTATCGTTTTAGAAGCGGTAGAAAAAGCGTTGAACGACTTCCCAGATTTACATATTATTTTATTCGGAGATGAAGCACAGTGCACAATCAAGCATGAGCGCTTGGAATTCCGTCATACTACTGAAGAAATCGAAATGGAAGATGAGCCGGTACGTGCCATTAAACGTAAGAAAGACAGCTCTATGGTCAGAGCGGCACAAGCGGTAAAAGACGGGGAAGCTTCAGGATGTGTTTCTGCAGGCAATACAGGCGCGCTGATGTCTGCTGGACTCTTCATTGTGGGCCGTATTAAAGGTGTAGCACGACCTGCATTAGTGGTGACACTTCCGACTGTTTCCGGCAAAGGCTTTGTATTTTTAGATGTCGGTGCCAATGCGGATGCGAAACCAGAACATTTATTGCAATATGCGCAATTAGGCAACATTTACGCTGAAAAAATCAGAGGTATCGGTGCACCGAAAGTAGCATTGTTAAACATCGGAACGGAACCTAAAAAAGGCAATAACTTAACGAAAGAAGCTTATAATTTGATGAAAGAAGATCCTTCTTTCTATTTCTCAGGCAATGTTGAAGCGAAAACATTGATGGAAGATGCCGCAGATGTTGTGGTTACTGATGGCTTCACAGGCAATATGGTCTTAAAGAACTTAGAAGGTACTGCGAAATCTATCGGTAAAATGCTGAAATCTGCATTATTAGCCAACTTCAAAAACAAACTTGCAGCTTTAGTATTGAAAAAAGATTTAGATAAAATGACGAAAAAAATGGACTATGCTGAATACGGCGGTTCAGTACTGCTTGGTTTAGACGGTATTGTCGTTAAAGCACACGGCAGCTCGAATGCAAGAGCATTTTATTCTGCAATTCGCCAAGCGAAAATCGCAGGAGAAAATCATATTGTCGATATTATGAGAGAAACGGTAGGTGGACAAAATGGGTAA
- the fapR gene encoding transcription factor FapR, whose product MKLKKQERRDAIKQRLQENPFMTDNELSDLFSVSIQTIRLDRTYLKIPELRKRIKSVAEHNYKHIRAIEGNEIIGDLIRVEPNVTAESLIYITEDSVFTRNDIARGHILFAQANSLCVALIQKNMVLTRESQVNFLKQVKLHDTVHAFAQVVDFGSKYITVAVSSYVKDKCVFRGTFKMYYYNEE is encoded by the coding sequence ATGAAGTTGAAAAAACAAGAGCGCCGTGATGCAATCAAACAACGTCTGCAAGAGAACCCCTTTATGACTGATAATGAGTTGAGCGATTTATTTTCTGTCAGTATCCAAACGATAAGACTGGATAGAACTTACTTGAAAATACCGGAATTGCGCAAACGAATTAAGTCTGTAGCAGAACATAACTACAAACATATTCGTGCAATTGAAGGGAATGAAATTATCGGTGACTTGATTCGGGTAGAACCAAATGTCACTGCTGAATCTTTGATTTATATTACGGAAGATTCGGTCTTTACACGTAATGATATTGCACGCGGACATATATTGTTTGCACAAGCCAATTCATTATGTGTAGCATTGATTCAAAAGAATATGGTGCTGACAAGAGAAAGCCAAGTCAACTTTTTAAAACAAGTGAAATTGCATGATACCGTACATGCTTTTGCACAAGTGGTTGATTTCGGATCAAAATATATTACGGTTGCAGTATCGTCATATGTTAAAGATAAATGCGTATTCAGAGGTACATTCAAAATGTATTATTATAATGAGGAGTGA
- the recG gene encoding ATP-dependent DNA helicase RecG yields the protein MTKVNLIDQPYSLDQIKGLGPKRIGVLNELNIYDVEDLVLYLPVRYEDNSVVDLNEAEDQSTVTVVGEVYTTPTVAFFGRNRSKVTLHLMVNNIAVKAVFFNQPYLKKKVNLHDHVTIKGKWNRGKQEINGMRMYTTEQPDMSQDQEQLEPVYRIKEGIKQKTLRDIIRKVLDDIEIKEWLSDELREKYKLESLASTIRALHYADNKKALLKARRTYAFTELFLFELRMQWLNRLEKASDDAIEIDYDLNKVKGFIDDLPFELTDAQKTAVNEIFRDLKAPIRMHRLLQGDVGSGKTVVAALCMYALKTAGYQSALMVPTEILAEQHAESLTKLFGDRMNVALLTGSVKGKKRRLLLEQLENGTIDCLIGTHALIQDDVSFKNVGLVITDEQHRFGVNQRQALREKGAMTNVLFMTATPIPRTLAISVFGEMDVSSIKQLPKGRKPIKTMWAKHEAYESVLNQMTAELNKGRQAYVISPLIESSEHLEDVQNVIELYESLEQHYGVGRVGLLHGKMHADDKDDVMQRFNRHEIDILVSTTVVEVGVNVPNATFMIIYDADRFGLSTLHQLRGRVGRSEHQSYCVLIASPKTETGIERMNIMTQTTDGFELSESDLEMRGPGDFFGVKQSGLPDFLVANIVEDYRMLEVARDEAAELIQSGAFFTEQYDILRNFVEQNLLHTSFD from the coding sequence ATGACTAAAGTAAACCTCATTGATCAACCTTATTCGCTGGATCAAATCAAAGGACTTGGTCCGAAGCGAATCGGTGTATTAAATGAACTGAATATATATGACGTAGAAGATTTAGTGCTTTATTTGCCTGTACGCTATGAAGATAACAGCGTAGTAGATTTAAATGAAGCAGAAGATCAATCAACCGTGACAGTGGTCGGCGAAGTGTATACTACGCCCACTGTCGCTTTTTTTGGAAGAAACCGTTCAAAAGTAACACTGCATTTAATGGTAAATAATATTGCGGTGAAAGCGGTCTTCTTCAATCAGCCTTATTTGAAAAAGAAAGTCAATCTGCACGACCATGTGACTATTAAAGGCAAATGGAACCGCGGCAAACAAGAAATCAATGGTATGCGTATGTATACCACAGAACAGCCGGATATGAGCCAAGACCAAGAACAGCTTGAACCGGTCTACCGCATCAAAGAAGGCATTAAACAAAAAACTTTGAGAGATATTATCCGCAAAGTATTAGATGATATAGAAATCAAAGAATGGCTGTCAGATGAACTGCGCGAAAAATATAAATTAGAATCACTCGCTTCAACTATCCGAGCGCTGCATTATGCGGATAATAAAAAAGCATTATTAAAAGCACGCAGAACATATGCCTTTACAGAGTTATTCTTATTCGAGCTGCGTATGCAGTGGCTGAATCGCCTTGAAAAAGCAAGCGATGATGCGATTGAAATCGATTATGATTTAAACAAAGTCAAAGGATTTATCGATGATTTGCCGTTTGAATTAACAGACGCGCAAAAAACAGCGGTGAATGAAATCTTCAGAGATTTAAAAGCACCGATACGAATGCACCGCTTGCTGCAAGGGGATGTAGGTTCAGGTAAAACTGTAGTCGCAGCACTTTGTATGTATGCGTTAAAAACTGCCGGCTATCAATCTGCACTCATGGTACCGACTGAAATCTTAGCAGAACAGCATGCAGAAAGTTTAACAAAACTGTTCGGCGATCGCATGAACGTTGCTTTGCTTACAGGATCGGTCAAAGGCAAGAAACGCAGATTATTATTAGAGCAATTAGAAAACGGTACAATTGATTGCTTAATCGGAACACATGCTTTGATTCAAGATGATGTGTCGTTTAAAAATGTCGGATTAGTGATTACGGATGAACAGCACCGTTTTGGTGTCAATCAGCGTCAAGCCTTAAGAGAAAAAGGTGCGATGACGAATGTATTGTTTATGACTGCGACACCGATTCCTAGAACGTTAGCCATTTCAGTATTTGGAGAAATGGATGTATCTTCTATCAAACAATTGCCAAAAGGACGAAAACCGATTAAGACCATGTGGGCAAAACATGAAGCGTATGAATCTGTCTTGAATCAAATGACAGCTGAACTGAATAAAGGCAGACAAGCTTATGTTATCAGTCCGCTGATTGAAAGCTCAGAACATTTGGAAGATGTACAAAATGTGATTGAATTATATGAATCGCTGGAGCAGCATTATGGTGTCGGCCGTGTCGGATTATTGCATGGTAAAATGCATGCGGATGATAAAGATGATGTCATGCAGCGGTTTAATCGACATGAAATCGATATTTTAGTTTCGACGACTGTAGTGGAAGTGGGGGTAAACGTCCCTAATGCGACGTTTATGATTATTTATGATGCAGACCGTTTCGGACTCTCCACGCTCCACCAATTACGCGGCCGAGTCGGACGCAGCGAACATCAAAGTTATTGTGTTTTGATCGCATCGCCGAAAACCGAAACTGGTATTGAGCGTATGAATATCATGACGCAAACTACAGATGGTTTCGAACTGAGCGAAAGTGATTTGGAAATGCGCGGTCCAGGTGATTTCTTTGGTGTGAAACAAAGCGGATTGCCGGACTTTTTAGTGGCGAATATCGTTGAAGATTATCGTATGTTAGAAGTAGCAAGAGATGAAGCAGCTGAATTGATTCAATCCGGCGCTTTCTTTACAGAGCAGTATGACATTCTGCGCAACTTCGTAGAACAAAATCTGTTACACACAAGTTTTGATTAA
- the sdaAA gene encoding L-serine ammonia-lyase, iron-sulfur-dependent, subunit alpha, with translation MFKTVEELVERCETEGKAIHEIMLEQEMSVTGVSADEVYEGMGHHFKTMENALDEGLNGVTSTTGLTGGDAVLIKKYLESGQALSGPILLDAVSKAVATNEVNAAMGKICATPTAGSAGVVPGVLFAIKHRFNPSHKDMLNFLLTAGAFGFVVANNASISGAAGGCQAEVGSAAAMAAAATVEMAGGTPQQSAEAFAICMKNMLGLVCDPVAGLVEVPCVKRNAAGASNAIVSADMALAGVSSRIPTDEVIFAMYRIGQTMPSALRETGRGGLAGTPTGQRLKQQIFGD, from the coding sequence ATGTTTAAGACTGTTGAAGAATTAGTAGAGAGATGTGAAACAGAAGGCAAAGCCATTCATGAAATTATGCTGGAACAAGAAATGTCAGTAACCGGGGTATCGGCTGATGAAGTATATGAAGGTATGGGTCATCATTTTAAAACGATGGAAAATGCGTTGGATGAAGGTTTGAATGGTGTGACCTCGACCACTGGATTAACAGGAGGCGACGCTGTTTTAATTAAAAAGTATTTAGAAAGCGGACAAGCACTTTCCGGACCAATCTTATTAGATGCGGTCAGCAAAGCAGTTGCGACGAATGAAGTGAATGCGGCGATGGGGAAAATCTGTGCAACACCGACTGCCGGCTCTGCAGGTGTCGTTCCTGGGGTGTTATTTGCGATTAAGCACCGCTTCAACCCTTCTCATAAAGACATGCTGAACTTTTTATTAACTGCTGGTGCTTTCGGCTTTGTCGTAGCAAATAATGCTTCGATTTCAGGTGCTGCAGGCGGATGCCAAGCAGAAGTCGGTTCAGCCGCAGCGATGGCTGCAGCTGCAACGGTTGAAATGGCCGGCGGCACGCCGCAGCAATCAGCTGAAGCTTTTGCAATTTGTATGAAAAATATGCTAGGTTTAGTATGTGACCCGGTAGCGGGATTGGTTGAAGTGCCTTGTGTGAAACGTAATGCAGCAGGGGCTTCGAATGCAATTGTGTCAGCGGATATGGCACTTGCAGGCGTTTCATCGCGTATTCCTACAGACGAAGTGATTTTTGCAATGTATCGCATCGGGCAGACGATGCCTTCAGCACTGCGTGAAACAGGACGCGGCGGACTCGCTGGAACACCAACCGGCCAACGCTTAAAACAACAAATATTTGGTGATTAA
- the sdaAB gene encoding L-serine ammonia-lyase, iron-sulfur-dependent subunit beta, whose amino-acid sequence MKFKSVFDIIGPTMVGPSSSHTAGAVRIGLVARDLFDDFPERVDIYLYGSFMETYRGHGTDVALVGGLLGYDTDDDRIKTSLATAAAEGMKVNFIEMHEDKPHPNTTVLSMTKGDKTISVEGVSIGGGKIEIVAVNGFPISISGNYPTLLVFHRDTFGTIGRVTNILGDASINVGSMQVARKEKGDSALMTCELDEEPDEAILNKIRAVDGVTAVSLMEG is encoded by the coding sequence ATGAAGTTTAAAAGTGTCTTTGATATTATCGGGCCGACTATGGTAGGACCGTCATCATCACATACAGCAGGGGCTGTAAGAATCGGATTAGTCGCACGGGACTTATTCGACGATTTTCCGGAACGTGTCGATATTTATTTATACGGTTCGTTTATGGAAACTTATCGCGGTCATGGTACGGATGTTGCTTTAGTGGGCGGATTGTTAGGTTATGATACCGATGATGATCGTATTAAAACCAGTTTAGCAACGGCAGCGGCTGAAGGGATGAAGGTCAACTTTATCGAGATGCATGAAGATAAGCCGCATCCGAATACCACAGTGCTGAGTATGACTAAAGGTGATAAAACCATTTCTGTAGAAGGCGTCTCTATCGGCGGCGGTAAAATTGAAATTGTCGCCGTCAATGGATTCCCAATCAGTATTTCAGGCAATTATCCTACATTATTAGTCTTTCACCGCGATACATTCGGCACCATCGGACGTGTGACGAATATATTAGGCGATGCGAGTATCAATGTAGGGTCCATGCAAGTCGCGCGTAAAGAAAAAGGGGATTCTGCGTTAATGACGTGCGAATTAGATGAAGAACCAGATGAAGCAATACTTAATAAAATCAGAGCGGTGGACGGCGTGACAGCTGTTTCATTGATGGAAGGTTAA
- the fakA gene encoding fatty acid kinase catalytic subunit FakA: MISKIDGKLFADMVIQGAQNLSNNAEVINALNVYPVPDGDTGTNMNLTMTSGREEVEHNASHHIGALGKTFSKGLLMGARGNSGVILSQIFRGFCQNMEDYETVDAKAFAESFEAGIDTAYKAVMKPVEGTILTVAKEAAKAGVEKAKQTEDCTEVLEAIIEQGGIALDNTPNQLPVLKEVGVVDSGGKGLLCVYEGFLKGLKGEKVEAAAPKLDTETFVNDDHDFSGIINTEDIVYGYCTEMMVRFDKNKRPFDEQEFRQDMTKFGDSLLVINDDEIVKVHVHSEHPGEVFNYGQEYGELIKVKAENMREQHRNVVNKEKKAENNNAEQVETAIIAISMGEGISEIFKSMGATSIINGGQTMNPSTEDIVKVMEQSGAKKAIILPNNKNIQMTSDQAAEIVEADTVVIPTKSIPQGIAALFHYLPDAALEDNQATMTEALNDVVSGAITNAVRNTTIDGIAIKEGEFMGLKEGKIVASETTQLEAAQALLANMIDDDSEIVTVLTGEEAESETTEALTEWLEEEYPDVEVDEQVGDQPIYPYLFSVE, from the coding sequence ATGATCAGCAAAATAGATGGTAAATTATTTGCCGATATGGTAATCCAAGGGGCACAAAATTTATCTAATAATGCAGAGGTAATCAATGCATTAAATGTTTATCCTGTTCCAGACGGCGATACAGGTACGAACATGAATCTGACAATGACTTCAGGGAGAGAAGAAGTCGAACATAATGCATCTCATCACATTGGCGCTTTAGGGAAGACTTTCTCAAAAGGCTTGCTTATGGGTGCACGCGGGAATTCAGGTGTAATTCTTTCGCAAATCTTCAGAGGCTTCTGCCAAAACATGGAAGATTATGAAACAGTGGATGCGAAAGCATTCGCAGAAAGCTTTGAAGCAGGTATCGATACAGCTTATAAAGCAGTGATGAAACCAGTAGAAGGAACAATCTTAACTGTAGCCAAAGAAGCGGCTAAAGCTGGTGTAGAGAAAGCAAAACAAACAGAAGATTGTACAGAAGTATTAGAAGCTATTATCGAACAAGGCGGTATTGCTTTAGATAATACACCGAACCAATTACCGGTATTAAAAGAAGTCGGTGTCGTAGACAGCGGCGGTAAAGGTTTATTATGTGTGTATGAAGGTTTCTTAAAAGGTTTGAAAGGTGAAAAAGTAGAAGCTGCTGCACCTAAACTGGATACAGAAACTTTCGTTAACGATGACCATGATTTCTCAGGTATTATCAATACTGAAGATATTGTATATGGTTACTGTACTGAAATGATGGTACGTTTCGATAAAAACAAACGTCCATTCGATGAACAAGAATTCCGTCAAGATATGACGAAGTTCGGCGACTCATTACTAGTAATTAATGATGATGAGATTGTAAAAGTCCATGTTCACTCTGAACATCCAGGCGAAGTCTTTAATTATGGCCAAGAATATGGCGAATTAATTAAAGTCAAAGCTGAAAACATGCGTGAACAACACCGTAATGTGGTCAATAAAGAGAAGAAAGCAGAAAATAATAACGCTGAACAAGTAGAAACAGCAATTATTGCGATTTCTATGGGCGAAGGTATTTCTGAAATCTTCAAATCTATGGGCGCAACATCTATTATCAATGGCGGTCAAACAATGAACCCTTCAACGGAAGATATTGTGAAAGTCATGGAACAATCAGGTGCGAAAAAAGCAATTATTTTACCGAACAATAAAAACATTCAAATGACAAGCGACCAAGCAGCTGAAATTGTTGAAGCAGATACAGTCGTGATTCCGACAAAATCTATTCCGCAAGGTATCGCAGCATTATTCCATTATTTACCAGACGCAGCATTAGAAGATAATCAAGCTACAATGACTGAAGCTTTAAATGATGTTGTTTCAGGTGCGATTACGAATGCGGTGCGTAATACTACAATTGACGGTATTGCGATTAAAGAAGGCGAATTTATGGGCCTTAAAGAAGGTAAAATCGTTGCGAGCGAAACAACACAATTAGAAGCAGCTCAAGCTCTATTAGCAAATATGATTGATGATGATTCTGAAATTGTCACTGTACTTACAGGAGAAGAAGCAGAATCAGAAACAACAGAAGCTTTAACAGAGTGGTTAGAAGAAGAGTATCCTGATGTTGAAGTAGATGAACAAGTCGGAGATCAACCGATTTATCCGTATTTATTCTCCGTTGAATAA
- a CDS encoding Asp23/Gls24 family envelope stress response protein, whose translation MTLEITNEYGNIDVSNEVIASVVGGKAVECYGIVGMASKQQVRDGIAEILGHENYARGIVVRSHDKAIDIDMYIIVSYGIKISEVANNVQSTVKYTLEKTLNLKVNSINIYVQGVRMNNYGKKH comes from the coding sequence ATGACATTAGAAATTACCAATGAATACGGCAATATTGACGTTTCAAACGAAGTGATCGCATCAGTAGTAGGCGGAAAAGCCGTAGAATGTTATGGTATTGTCGGAATGGCATCCAAACAACAAGTAAGAGATGGGATTGCGGAAATTTTAGGTCATGAGAATTATGCACGCGGAATCGTGGTGCGTTCGCATGATAAAGCAATCGACATTGATATGTATATTATTGTAAGTTACGGAATCAAAATTTCAGAAGTTGCGAATAATGTGCAATCTACTGTTAAATATACTTTGGAAAAAACATTAAATCTAAAAGTGAATTCAATCAATATTTATGTACAGGGTGTACGTATGAATAATTACGGCAAGAAACATTAG
- the rpmB gene encoding 50S ribosomal protein L28, whose translation MGKQCFVTGRKASTGNRRSHALNSTKRRWNANLQKVRILVDGKPKKVWVSARALKSGKVTRV comes from the coding sequence ATGGGTAAACAATGTTTCGTAACAGGTCGTAAAGCTTCGACTGGTAATCGTCGTTCACACGCTTTAAACTCTACTAAACGTAGATGGAATGCTAACCTTCAAAAAGTTAGAATCCTAGTAGACGGAAAACCTAAAAAAGTTTGGGTTTCTGCACGTGCTTTAAAATCTGGTAAAGTTACTAGAGTTTAA